From one Suicoccus acidiformans genomic stretch:
- the recJ gene encoding single-stranded-DNA-specific exonuclease RecJ, producing MQLNLARYQWEYTEPSEGELGAMQARFQEAGIDVSPAFLRFLFQRGIVEPESYRKVTDPTPQVFHDPFLMYDMSRAVERIQEAIASEAAILVYGDYDADGITSTLIMYECLESLGAHVTYYLPNRHQDGYGPNLERYREFIEQGIELIITVDNGVAGFEAIAYAKEQGVDVIVTDHHELQDTLPDAYAIVHPRHPEGAYPFGDLAGAGVALKLAAALLEEVPVEGLELAAIGTIADMVSLTDENRTIVLSGLNLLKNTPRIGLQLLFDEQNIQASDITTDTIGFVIGPRLNSLGRLGDPTPGLKWLQTYDEQEAQEILNFMNEENARRQAIVQSIEREIIAKLETASALPDVIIEGQAGWAAGVLGIVASRLVERYHRPVLLFEHQTEAGVYKGSGRSIQGINLFEWLNEQKEYIAYFGGHSQAAGLTVDERQWTAFKEAMETSSTAFQEIIEAPNQLTIDLKVSLAEIDEPLIEHLSLLGPFGMDNPRPLVYVEDATIISIRAIGQDQSHIKLNVAQGTDSLQVIGFSKAEQCHRLKEQTTVSLVGYLDMNEWNNQRLPQLQLEDIGLKGSQWLDLRGSRLETSLFEYSDALYVFTHTKLLNYAQAYIKASSKAILYEQLSESDMKYTRLVVVEPPKALDDLRTLLEHDWQEIHWRVYIQESKYLAGLPDRQDASKLFRYIQQRPQFEIRPELASLSQQLNISSTRLKLLILMFYEAEFVIIKDGWLAYQQDIEAKVNLTELDAYQAFEKAMEIEALLNYQPLSVIQEYFEGSD from the coding sequence TTGCAATTGAATTTAGCACGCTATCAATGGGAGTATACCGAACCCTCAGAAGGTGAGCTCGGTGCAATGCAAGCACGTTTCCAAGAAGCCGGGATTGATGTCAGTCCCGCTTTTTTGCGTTTTCTATTCCAAAGAGGCATTGTTGAACCAGAAAGCTATCGGAAAGTTACCGATCCGACTCCGCAAGTGTTCCATGATCCCTTCTTAATGTATGATATGAGCCGGGCTGTTGAGCGGATTCAAGAGGCGATTGCGAGTGAAGCGGCCATACTCGTCTATGGGGATTATGATGCGGATGGTATTACGAGCACGCTCATTATGTATGAGTGCTTAGAAAGTTTAGGGGCGCATGTTACTTATTATTTACCCAATCGCCATCAAGATGGCTATGGCCCTAATTTAGAGCGGTACCGAGAATTTATTGAACAAGGAATTGAGTTGATTATCACCGTAGATAATGGGGTAGCTGGCTTTGAAGCAATTGCTTATGCCAAAGAGCAAGGAGTTGATGTCATTGTCACCGACCACCATGAGCTCCAAGATACCTTACCGGATGCCTATGCAATTGTCCACCCCCGTCATCCTGAAGGAGCCTATCCATTTGGTGATTTGGCTGGTGCGGGTGTAGCTTTAAAATTAGCGGCCGCCTTACTCGAAGAAGTCCCGGTTGAAGGACTTGAGTTAGCAGCGATTGGTACGATTGCTGATATGGTGTCGCTAACTGATGAGAACCGCACCATCGTCTTAAGTGGCCTCAATTTATTAAAGAATACACCACGTATTGGCTTACAACTTTTATTTGATGAGCAGAACATTCAAGCAAGTGATATTACTACAGATACAATCGGCTTCGTCATTGGCCCCCGTCTGAACTCCTTGGGTCGTTTAGGAGATCCTACACCTGGTTTGAAATGGCTACAGACATATGATGAGCAAGAGGCGCAAGAAATCCTTAACTTTATGAACGAAGAGAATGCGCGAAGGCAAGCTATTGTCCAAAGTATTGAGCGGGAAATCATTGCCAAGCTAGAGACAGCTTCTGCATTGCCTGATGTTATTATAGAAGGGCAGGCTGGTTGGGCAGCTGGGGTTTTAGGGATAGTTGCGAGTCGTTTGGTGGAACGCTACCATCGACCTGTTCTGCTCTTTGAACACCAAACTGAAGCAGGAGTATATAAAGGGAGCGGGCGGAGTATTCAAGGTATCAATTTGTTTGAATGGCTCAACGAGCAGAAGGAATATATAGCGTATTTTGGCGGGCATAGTCAGGCTGCGGGCTTGACGGTTGATGAACGGCAGTGGACTGCCTTTAAAGAGGCTATGGAAACCTCTAGCACTGCCTTCCAAGAAATCATTGAAGCTCCTAATCAGTTAACGATTGATCTGAAAGTAAGCCTAGCTGAAATTGACGAGCCGTTAATTGAGCACTTAAGTCTTTTAGGTCCTTTTGGTATGGATAATCCTCGACCTTTAGTCTATGTTGAAGATGCGACTATTATTTCTATTCGAGCCATTGGTCAAGATCAAAGTCACATTAAATTAAATGTAGCCCAGGGTACTGATAGCTTGCAGGTAATCGGCTTTTCAAAAGCTGAACAGTGCCATCGCCTGAAAGAGCAGACTACTGTCTCGCTTGTGGGTTACTTGGATATGAATGAATGGAATAATCAACGTCTGCCACAATTGCAGTTAGAAGACATTGGACTAAAGGGAAGTCAGTGGCTGGATTTACGAGGAAGTCGTTTGGAAACAAGCCTATTCGAATACTCAGATGCCTTATATGTATTTACCCATACAAAGCTCTTGAATTATGCGCAAGCATATATTAAAGCAAGTTCTAAGGCAATTTTATACGAGCAATTGAGTGAATCAGATATGAAGTATACACGCCTGGTCGTTGTAGAACCACCGAAAGCCTTAGATGATTTGCGGACACTATTAGAACATGATTGGCAAGAGATTCATTGGCGGGTTTACATTCAAGAGTCGAAGTATTTAGCTGGCTTACCAGACCGGCAAGATGCAAGCAAGCTCTTTCGTTATATTCAACAGCGGCCACAATTTGAAATTCGTCCGGAGTTAGCTTCGCTGAGTCAGCAGCTAAATATTTCATCTACGCGCTTAAAGTTACTTATCTTAATGTTTTATGAGGCAGAATTTGTTATAATAAAAGACGGTTGGTTGGCCTATCAACAAGATATTGAAGCGAAAGTAAATTTAACAGAACTTGATGCTTACCAGGCTTTTGAAAAGGCGATGGAGATAGAAGCCCTATTGAATTATCAACCTTTGTCGGTTATACAAGAATATTTTGAAGGGAGCGACTAA
- a CDS encoding SDR family NAD(P)-dependent oxidoreductase, which yields MGRVTGKVWLVTGASSGIGRAVAYGLAKEGGHLILLARRKEKLIEIAQDIFRRYKVDVLVIAVDLTDNHALEHAINWAFAKRPVIHGAVHCAGYGLFKEAVALSYEDMRQMLQINTLSAMHVSQLLTQQWLKRGIPGHLTLVASSAGKIATPASGVYSASKSGIISYANSLRMEVAHAGIQVTVVNPGPVRTAFFSHEASMQAYLERVYPLALEPDSLAQEIIQAMGSKRKPRELNRPSILQLASQLYGLFPIVGDFVVKYFFNLKEG from the coding sequence GTGGGGAGAGTAACGGGTAAAGTTTGGCTTGTTACGGGTGCCAGTAGTGGCATTGGTCGGGCTGTAGCCTACGGACTTGCTAAAGAGGGTGGGCATTTAATTCTGCTTGCCCGGCGCAAAGAGAAACTCATCGAAATTGCCCAAGACATATTTCGCCGTTATAAGGTGGATGTCTTAGTTATTGCTGTAGATCTGACAGATAACCATGCTTTGGAACATGCTATTAATTGGGCTTTTGCCAAGCGTCCTGTTATTCATGGTGCAGTGCATTGCGCAGGCTATGGCTTATTTAAAGAAGCTGTGGCCTTATCCTATGAGGATATGCGGCAAATGCTCCAAATTAATACCCTTTCAGCGATGCATGTAAGTCAACTTTTGACCCAGCAATGGCTAAAGCGTGGTATCCCAGGCCATCTGACGCTAGTGGCATCTTCAGCGGGCAAGATTGCGACACCAGCGTCTGGGGTGTACTCTGCGAGTAAATCTGGTATAATAAGCTATGCAAATAGTTTGCGCATGGAAGTTGCCCATGCTGGCATACAAGTAACCGTGGTGAATCCTGGACCGGTTCGCACAGCTTTCTTCTCTCATGAAGCAAGCATGCAGGCGTATTTAGAGCGGGTGTATCCTTTGGCCCTGGAGCCGGATAGTCTGGCTCAGGAGATTATTCAAGCAATGGGGAGCAAACGTAAGCCCCGGGAGCTTAATCGCCCTTCGATACTGCAGTTAGCTTCCCAATTATATGGTTTGTTTCCGATCGTTGGGGATTTTGTCGTCAAGTATTTTTTCAACCTCAAGGAGGGCTAA
- a CDS encoding lipopolysaccharide assembly protein LapA domain-containing protein produces the protein MKEQWKVILMIIILIVVVIFSLQNTNSVAIDFFVRTVEIPLVLVILFSVLVGVIVGLVTSVASIQGYRKDAKGFEREANQLRGELTEMQIKKDKEISELKAQVREQDYQADHTATLLDYEEITDDSIESESAMASDTAPQAADTVDGETEVEAEVVEVIDADEADDAVVVVEATNDETSEDDKDEQDEVIQL, from the coding sequence ATGAAAGAACAATGGAAAGTTATTTTAATGATTATTATCTTAATCGTCGTCGTTATTTTCTCTTTGCAGAATACGAATTCTGTAGCGATAGATTTCTTTGTACGGACGGTTGAAATACCACTGGTATTAGTGATTTTATTTAGTGTCCTTGTTGGGGTTATTGTTGGTTTAGTTACTTCCGTGGCTTCTATTCAAGGCTACCGTAAAGATGCGAAAGGTTTCGAACGGGAAGCAAATCAGTTGCGCGGTGAATTGACTGAAATGCAAATTAAGAAAGACAAAGAGATTAGTGAGTTAAAAGCACAAGTTCGCGAACAAGATTACCAAGCTGATCATACGGCTACCTTGCTTGACTATGAAGAAATAACAGATGATTCAATTGAAAGCGAGTCAGCAATGGCTTCAGATACTGCACCCCAGGCCGCAGATACAGTCGATGGCGAAACGGAAGTAGAGGCTGAAGTGGTTGAGGTAATTGATGCAGATGAAGCGGATGATGCAGTGGTTGTTGTAGAAGCTACCAATGACGAGACCTCTGAAGACGATAAAGATGAACAAGATGAGGTTATCCAATTGTAA
- the rnz gene encoding ribonuclease Z — protein MELLFLGTGAGVPSKGRNVSSLALKLLDELNEIWIFDCGEATQHQILKTTLKPRKVTHIFITHLHGDHIFGLPGFLSSRSFQGGDNEPLTIYGPKGIKGYVESSLRYSQTKLQYPLKIVELDSQGGSIAHQGWLIEYLPLKHGVECFGYRIIEPDKEGELLVGKLQEYNIPNGPIFGQLKRGEIVTLADGTVLDGKDFIGQPKAGRVITILGDTRPNANIDILAKDADVLVHEGTHSQDEAKMAHRYFHSTVADAAKAAERNQVKQLYINHISSRYLAADVKQLANQAKRIFPESQIVHDLQQFEVD, from the coding sequence ATGGAATTATTATTTCTCGGCACAGGAGCTGGCGTACCTTCAAAAGGGCGCAATGTGAGTTCTTTGGCCTTAAAATTATTAGACGAATTGAATGAAATTTGGATATTTGATTGTGGTGAAGCTACCCAACATCAAATTCTGAAAACAACGTTAAAACCGAGGAAAGTAACTCATATATTTATTACGCATTTACATGGAGACCATATCTTTGGTTTACCTGGTTTTTTAAGTAGTCGTTCTTTCCAAGGGGGAGATAATGAACCTTTAACCATTTATGGACCGAAGGGTATTAAAGGCTATGTGGAATCCTCCTTGAGGTATTCACAGACAAAACTGCAGTATCCTTTGAAGATAGTCGAATTAGATAGTCAAGGAGGGAGCATTGCCCATCAAGGTTGGCTGATTGAATATTTACCACTGAAACACGGCGTTGAGTGCTTTGGCTATCGGATTATAGAACCTGATAAAGAAGGTGAGCTTCTTGTTGGGAAGCTACAAGAATATAATATCCCGAATGGACCTATTTTCGGTCAACTTAAGCGGGGTGAAATTGTGACACTAGCTGACGGGACTGTCTTGGATGGGAAGGATTTTATCGGGCAGCCTAAAGCTGGGCGTGTTATAACAATTCTGGGCGATACCCGACCGAATGCCAATATCGACATTCTAGCTAAGGATGCAGACGTACTTGTTCATGAAGGCACACACAGTCAAGATGAAGCGAAGATGGCGCATCGCTATTTCCACTCAACTGTTGCTGATGCAGCCAAGGCCGCTGAAAGAAATCAAGTGAAGCAATTATATATTAACCATATTAGTTCAAGATATTTAGCCGCTGATGTTAAGCAGTTGGCTAATCAAGCCAAACGTATCTTTCCCGAAAGTCAGATTGTCCATGATTTACAGCAATTTGAGGTGGACTAA
- the lexA gene encoding transcriptional repressor LexA, translated as MRSITSKQLNILTCIYDAIEANGYPPTVREIGATVGLASTSTVHGHLSRLEKGGYISRDASKTRAIELTPAAFEVLGIQSDKIPLLGRVAAGEPILAIEEATEFYPVPPNLDHFDQNDLFMLEINGESMVNAGIFDGDLITVRRQPTAVNGEIVVAMTAEDEVTCKTFFKKDNHFILRPENDTMDDIVLDDVSIIGKVVALYREL; from the coding sequence ATGCGCTCCATAACATCGAAACAACTGAACATTCTTACGTGCATTTACGATGCAATTGAAGCCAATGGCTATCCGCCTACCGTCCGAGAAATCGGTGCCACCGTCGGGCTAGCCTCCACTTCAACCGTTCACGGTCACTTGTCTCGCCTAGAAAAAGGTGGATATATTAGCCGAGACGCAAGTAAAACGCGCGCTATTGAACTGACACCGGCTGCCTTTGAAGTTCTAGGTATTCAATCTGATAAAATCCCCTTACTTGGTCGCGTCGCTGCTGGTGAACCAATCTTGGCCATTGAAGAAGCAACTGAATTCTATCCTGTCCCACCAAATTTAGATCACTTCGATCAGAATGACCTCTTCATGCTCGAAATTAATGGCGAAAGTATGGTGAATGCTGGTATCTTTGATGGCGACCTCATCACAGTTCGCCGTCAACCGACTGCTGTGAATGGGGAGATTGTTGTGGCAATGACTGCTGAAGATGAAGTGACGTGTAAAACTTTCTTTAAGAAGGACAATCACTTTATTTTGCGTCCCGAAAATGACACGATGGATGATATTGTTCTCGATGATGTTTCTATTATAGGAAAAGTTGTCGCACTTTACCGTGAACTTTAA
- a CDS encoding acyltransferase family protein, whose product MKQSNTQRLDVFDGLKGLAILLILGYYFFQHIVPGGYLAVNLFLVIAGFFNFRHFYIADSQGKQPKIRSYYRRRFERLFFPMLAMIVTVTTFIMLFAREYFFNIRNMALSGLVFLNNYYQIFQEQSYFVQAANPSAFTHLWYVSLLGQLLLLTPIAVKLFYSWNRRPAVAANFLLVVSLISAFLMAYWYPEGGDPTRVYYDLLTRASAYTFGGALGFIFPAKLEAKPLASKPKLVLNGIGLIAVIMLFLMVNFMYGTQAFAYRFGMTLFTLTSGLLIIAAIHPDTIWHKLLSFKPLAWLGRRSFSYYLWYYAIYLVLPTVMGNLAKSMTWLTLIQMLVLIIVAEFSYQIFEQQRIQLPLGQHFNLKKSQMQFNFLKKHPQQLTAVKVLTGIYAIVFIIGSIGVLAAPESRSDTAEELQSVIVSNEELADQTQDESTQTNKVINNIEGLDQEETLYASGLDVTFVGDSILLAAAEDIQTVFPKAIIQGEVGRQLYRSVDTIEQLKTSNLLQSTVVTMLGSNGTFTQNQLDDYIQAVGTDRDHYFVTANVNRPWNDDVNRQLFNAAQRYGNVHVIDWETYANDHPEWMYEDGAHPNKEGAKELAVFIAQEVYGQR is encoded by the coding sequence ATGAAACAAAGCAATACCCAACGCTTAGATGTGTTCGACGGGCTGAAAGGCTTGGCGATTCTACTTATTCTAGGCTACTATTTCTTTCAACACATTGTTCCCGGGGGTTATTTGGCTGTTAATTTGTTCTTAGTGATTGCCGGTTTCTTTAATTTCAGGCATTTCTATATTGCGGATAGCCAAGGCAAGCAGCCGAAAATTCGCAGTTATTACCGGAGGCGCTTTGAACGGTTATTCTTCCCGATGTTGGCAATGATTGTAACGGTGACCACCTTTATTATGTTGTTTGCCCGGGAGTATTTCTTTAATATTCGCAATATGGCCCTGTCGGGTCTGGTCTTCTTGAATAATTACTATCAAATTTTTCAAGAGCAGTCTTATTTCGTACAGGCAGCGAATCCAAGTGCCTTTACGCATCTTTGGTATGTTTCGCTTTTGGGACAGCTGCTTCTTTTAACCCCGATTGCGGTGAAATTGTTCTATTCTTGGAACCGCAGACCTGCGGTGGCGGCTAACTTCTTGCTGGTGGTGTCTTTAATTTCGGCGTTCTTGATGGCTTATTGGTATCCCGAAGGGGGCGATCCGACTCGGGTTTATTATGATTTATTAACCCGGGCATCTGCCTATACGTTTGGAGGGGCACTGGGCTTTATATTTCCGGCTAAATTAGAAGCGAAGCCTTTGGCGTCTAAGCCGAAACTAGTCTTGAATGGCATTGGCCTGATAGCGGTTATTATGCTGTTCTTGATGGTTAACTTTATGTATGGTACGCAAGCTTTTGCCTATCGTTTCGGGATGACACTGTTTACCTTGACGAGTGGCTTATTAATAATCGCCGCCATTCATCCTGATACTATTTGGCATAAGCTACTCAGCTTCAAGCCCTTAGCATGGTTAGGCCGGCGCAGCTTCTCCTACTACCTCTGGTATTACGCAATATATTTAGTACTACCGACGGTGATGGGCAATTTAGCTAAATCCATGACCTGGCTGACTCTTATCCAAATGCTGGTCTTGATTATTGTAGCTGAATTCTCTTACCAAATCTTTGAACAGCAACGTATCCAATTGCCTTTAGGACAGCACTTTAACTTGAAGAAAAGCCAAATGCAATTTAACTTCTTGAAGAAACACCCGCAACAGTTAACGGCTGTGAAGGTCTTGACAGGTATTTATGCTATTGTGTTTATTATCGGTAGTATCGGGGTACTGGCAGCGCCAGAATCACGGTCTGATACGGCTGAAGAATTGCAATCAGTTATTGTCTCTAACGAGGAGTTAGCTGATCAAACGCAAGATGAGAGCACTCAAACAAATAAGGTTATTAATAATATCGAAGGTCTGGACCAAGAAGAAACACTCTATGCCAGTGGCTTAGATGTTACCTTCGTTGGGGATTCTATCTTATTAGCTGCGGCTGAAGATATTCAAACAGTCTTCCCCAAAGCTATTATCCAGGGAGAGGTAGGACGTCAACTGTACAGGAGTGTCGATACGATTGAACAGCTTAAGACAAGTAATCTCCTGCAATCGACAGTTGTGACCATGCTTGGGTCTAACGGAACCTTTACCCAGAATCAATTGGATGATTACATCCAAGCCGTAGGTACCGACCGCGACCATTATTTCGTCACGGCGAATGTAAATCGACCGTGGAATGATGACGTAAACCGTCAACTCTTTAACGCGGCACAGAGATATGGGAATGTTCATGTTATTGACTGGGAAACATATGCTAACGATCATCCGGAGTGGATGTATGAAGATGGTGCACACCCGAATAAAGAAGGTGCCAAAGAGCTAGCGGTGTTTATCGCTCAGGAAGTCTACGGACAGCGTTAA
- the obgE gene encoding GTPase ObgE, whose translation MSTFLDFAKVNVKAGKGGDGMVAFRREKYVPDGGPAGGDGGQGGDVIFQVDEGLRTLVDFRYNRHFKADNGQNGMSKGMYGRSAEDLIVKIPPGTLVRNSETGALLGDLVEHGQRLVVAKGGRGGRGNMRFATHKNPAPSIAENGEPGEEFELELELKLLADVALVGYPSVGKSTLLSVISNAKPKIADYQFTTLEPNLGVVKMGVDREFVVADTPGLIEGASQGVGLGTQFLKHIERTKVILHVIDMAASHGRDPFEDFVKIMDELGTYHERILERPMILVLNKMDLAEAQENLPEFQAKIATYYQEHPELTQAEQFQISGWQAKGLQALLDRTEEIVRETEFIPLEEETVESVVHYGLEEEEPDFEVHRLDGDYYLITGAKIEKLFAMTNTAHDESLARFARQMRGMGIDDALRKAGAKNGDTIELSGFQFEFME comes from the coding sequence ATGTCGACTTTTCTAGATTTCGCTAAAGTAAATGTCAAAGCCGGCAAAGGCGGCGATGGAATGGTTGCCTTCCGTCGAGAGAAATATGTACCCGATGGGGGGCCTGCAGGTGGTGATGGTGGGCAAGGTGGCGACGTCATCTTTCAAGTGGATGAAGGTCTGAGAACCTTGGTAGATTTCCGCTACAATCGTCACTTTAAAGCTGATAACGGCCAAAACGGTATGAGCAAAGGTATGTACGGTCGTTCAGCCGAAGATTTAATTGTGAAAATCCCGCCAGGTACCCTAGTTAGAAATAGCGAAACAGGAGCCTTGCTCGGCGATTTGGTTGAGCATGGCCAACGTCTAGTCGTAGCCAAAGGTGGTCGGGGTGGTCGCGGTAACATGCGTTTTGCGACCCATAAGAATCCGGCACCATCCATTGCCGAAAATGGTGAACCGGGTGAGGAATTTGAATTAGAACTTGAGTTGAAATTGCTGGCGGACGTAGCCCTAGTAGGCTATCCGAGTGTCGGGAAATCTACCTTGCTTTCCGTCATTAGTAATGCGAAGCCTAAGATTGCTGATTATCAATTTACAACCTTAGAACCGAATCTCGGTGTAGTCAAAATGGGCGTCGACCGCGAATTTGTCGTGGCTGATACGCCTGGACTTATTGAAGGTGCTTCCCAAGGCGTAGGTCTAGGGACACAATTTCTTAAGCATATTGAACGAACTAAAGTCATCTTGCATGTGATTGATATGGCTGCCAGTCATGGGCGCGATCCTTTTGAGGACTTTGTCAAGATTATGGACGAGTTGGGAACGTATCACGAGCGAATTCTTGAACGGCCGATGATTCTTGTCTTAAATAAGATGGACTTAGCTGAAGCCCAAGAGAATTTGCCAGAGTTTCAAGCTAAGATTGCGACTTACTACCAAGAGCATCCAGAACTCACACAAGCCGAGCAATTTCAAATTAGTGGATGGCAAGCTAAGGGACTGCAGGCATTGTTGGATCGAACGGAAGAAATTGTTCGTGAGACGGAATTTATCCCCTTGGAAGAGGAGACAGTCGAGAGCGTTGTACACTATGGTTTGGAAGAAGAGGAACCCGATTTCGAAGTCCATCGCTTAGATGGAGACTATTACTTAATCACCGGAGCCAAAATTGAGAAGCTTTTTGCCATGACGAATACGGCTCATGATGAAAGTTTAGCCCGCTTTGCTAGACAAATGCGCGGCATGGGAATTGATGATGCCTTGCGTAAAGCAGGTGCTAAGAATGGCGATACCATTGAACTTTCAGGCTTCCAATTTGAGTTCATGGAGTAG
- a CDS encoding adenine phosphoribosyltransferase, with protein sequence MNLKDYIAKVEDYPEEGVTFRDITPLMANGEAFHYATEQIVEYARSLKVDLVAGPEARGFIIGCPVAYALEIGFVPVRKPNKLPRETVEVNYDLEYGSNTLTMHKDAVKPGQRVLIIDDLLATGGTIKATIDLIEALGGVVAGCAFLIELEDLKGKEQLAGYEYKTLMTY encoded by the coding sequence ATGAATTTAAAAGATTATATTGCTAAAGTTGAAGATTATCCAGAAGAGGGGGTCACATTCCGTGACATCACGCCTTTAATGGCAAATGGAGAGGCTTTCCACTATGCAACAGAACAAATCGTAGAGTACGCTCGGTCGCTTAAAGTCGACTTGGTTGCAGGCCCAGAGGCCCGTGGCTTTATTATTGGTTGCCCAGTCGCTTATGCATTAGAAATTGGCTTTGTTCCGGTACGTAAACCGAATAAGTTGCCAAGAGAAACGGTCGAAGTGAATTATGATTTAGAATATGGCTCAAATACGTTAACGATGCATAAGGATGCTGTCAAACCTGGTCAACGGGTGTTAATTATTGATGACCTGTTGGCGACAGGGGGAACCATTAAAGCGACGATTGATTTAATCGAAGCCTTAGGTGGCGTGGTAGCCGGCTGTGCTTTCCTTATTGAATTAGAAGATTTAAAAGGTAAAGAGCAATTAGCTGGTTATGAATATAAGACGTTGATGACTTATTAA